The sequence GTTCTCATTGGCAAAACCAATCTTGATGAGTTTGCGATGGGAAGCTCTACTGAGACCTCGGCTTTTGGTGCTACCTCTAACCCTTGGGATCCAAGTAGAGTTCCTGGTGGAAGTTCTGGTGGTAGTGCTGCTGCTGTGGCAGCAGGAGAATGTATAGCTGCCTTAGGATCAGATACTGGAGGTTCAATACGTCAACCTGCTTCTTTTTGTGGAGTAGTTGGATTAAAACCGACTTATGGACGAGTTAGTCGTTGGGGATTAGTGGCGTTTGCAAGTTCTTTAGATCAAATTGGTCCTTTTTCAACGAGTGTTGCTGATACCGTAGAAATATTGCAGGTAATAGCTGGCAGTGATCCCAGAGATTCAACCAGCTTAAAAGTTCCTGTTCCTAATTACTCTGCTTCTCTTTCTGACTCACTTTCAGGTCTTCGTGTTGGCTTAATTAAAGAGTGTTTTGAACATGGTGGCTTAGATCCTCAGGTAAAGGAGTCTGTTCTTTCTTCGGCAGATCTATTGCAATCACTTGGTGTTGAGGTGGTTGAGGTTAGTTGTCCTCGTTTTAATGATGGAATTGCGACTTATTACGTAATTGCACCTTCAGAAGCTTCAGCGAATCTGGCCCGATATGACGGGGTTAAATATGGCTATCGATCTGAAGATTCAGAAAACCTTGCCTCTATGACAACTCGAAGTCGTACTGAAGGCTTTGGTCCTGAAGTTAAAAGGCGTATTTTGATAGGTACATATGCTTTGTCTGCAGGGTATGTTGATGCGTACTACAAGAAAGCACAAAAAGTCAGAACACTGATTCGTCGTGATTTTTCAAATGCTTTCAACAAAGTAGATCTTTTACTTACTCCTACATCTCCAACTACGGCATTTTTAGCTGGTTCTCATTCAAGTGATCCGGTTTCAATGTATCTATCCGATTTGCTAACTATCCCAGCAAATTTGGCTGGTCTTCCTGCAATCAGCCTCCCCTGTGGGTTTGATGAGGATGGCTTGCCAATTGGGCTCCAATTAATTGCAAATGTCTTGGATGAGCCTCGATTGTTGCAGGTCGCTCATCAATTTGAGCAGGCTGCTGATGTCTTAGCTAATAAGCCTGCTGGTCAGTTCATACCTTGAGAACAAGGAATCACTACATATAGTGTTTTCTTGTTGCATGTTGCCCTTTATCTTGCGTCTGCACCTATGGTCGTTTGATGGGTTTTGTTCCTCTTCACAACCATAGTGATTACAGCCTTCTTGATGGCGCTTGTCAGCTGCCAAGGATGGTTGAGAAAGCAAAGGAGCTTGGGCTTAAGGCACTAGCTTTAACTGACCATGGAGTGATGTATGGAGCAATAGAGCTTTTGAAGCTTTGTAAGAAAGCTGGCATTAAGCCGATTATCGGGAATGAGATGTACATAATTAATGGGTCTATTGATGATCCGCAACCTAAGAAAGAGCGTCGTTACCACCTCGTAGTCCTCGCAAAAAATTCGTTGGGTTATAAGAATTTGGTCAAACTTACAAGTATTAGTCATCTTCGCGGAATGAGAGGTCGTGGAATATTTTCTAGGGCATGTATAGATAAGGAATTGCTAAAAGCTCATAGTGAAGGGTTGATTGTTTCTACTGCATGTCTTGGAGGTGAGATACCCCAGGCTATTTTGCGTGGGCGTCCAGATGTGGCAAGAGATGTAGCTCTTTGGTATCAGGATGTTTTTGGAGAAGACTTTTATCTAGAGATCCAAGACCATGGCTCATATGAAGACCGAATTGTCAATATTGGCATAAGCCGAATAGCAATGGAAACAGGTATTAATTTGATAGCAACTAACGATTCTCATTATCTTACAAAGAATGATGCTGAGGCTCATGATGCATTGCTATGTGTTCTCACTGGAAAATTAATTAGTGATGAAAAGCGCCTTCGCTATACCGGCACTGAATATATTAAGACCGAGCAAGAAATGGGACAGCTTTTTGTTGATCATCTAGAGCAAGATGTCATTCAAAAAGCCATACAAAACACTGTCTCGGTGGCAAACAAGGTAGAAGATTATAATATTTTAGGAACTTATAAGATGCCCCTTTTTCCCGTACCTGAGGAACATAGCTCGATTACTTATTTGACTGAAGTTTCTGAATTAGGACTTTTAGAAAGATTACAAGTGTCTAGAATTGAGCAGATTGATAAAGAATACCTAGACCGACTTAAATATGAATTAGATATTATAGACCAAATGGGGTTTCCTACTTACTTTTTAGTGGTATGGGATTACATTCGCTTTGCAAAAGAAAAAGGTATTCCTGTTGGTCCAGGAAGGGGGTCGGCTGCTGGCTCTTTAGTTGCATATTCCTTGGGAATTACAAACATTGATCCTGTTCAGAATGGGTTGCTATTTGAACGTTTTTTAAACCCTGAACGTAAATCCATGCCAGATATTGATACAGATTTCTGTATCGAAAGAAGAGGTGAGGTTATTGAATATGTAACTAGTCGATACGGAGAAGACAAAGTTGCTCAAATTATTACTTTTAATAGGATGACTTCTAAGGCAGTATTGAAAGATGTTGCTAGAGTTTTAGATATTCCATATGGTGATGCAGATAGACTTGCCAAGTTAATTCCAGTTGCTCGAGGTAAACCAGCAAAACTTTCATTAATGATTGGAGAAGATTCTCCTAGTCCCGAATTTAGAGATAAATATCAAAAAGACCCAATTGTTTCTAAATGGGTTGATATGGCAATTCGAATAGAAGGTACTAATAAGACATTCGGTGTACATGCAGCAGGTGTTGTTATAGCAGCTGATCCACTTGATGATTTAGTTCCATTGCAGCGTAATAATGATGGACAAGTAATTACGCAATATTTTATGGAAGATGTTGAATCTATGGGATTATTAAAGATGGACTTTCTTGGTCTGAAAAATCTTACTATGATTGAGAAGACAATAGAGTTAGTTGAGCAAAGCATAGGAGTAAGATTGGATCCAGAAAAGTTACCTATGAAAGATGTTGATACATTTAAGTTGCTTTCTAGAGGAGACTTAGAGGGGATATTTCAGTTAGAATCAAGTGGCATGCGACAAATAGTTAGAGAATTAAGGCCCTCTTCATTAGAAGATATATCTTCAATATTAGCTTTATATCGTCCTGGCCCTCTTGATGCTGGACTTATCCCTAAATTTATCAATAGAAAACATGGAAGAGAGCCCATAGATTTTGCTCATTCTTCTTTAGAACCCATACTTCAAGAAACATACGGAATTATGGTATATCAAGAACAGATAATGAAAATAGCTCAGGATTTGGCTGGTTACACATTAGGAGAAGCTGATTTATTACGCAGAGCAATGGGTAAGAAAAAGGTTGCCGAGATGCAAAAGCATAGAGATCATTTTGTTAAAGGATCTACTAGTCAATCAGTTGACCCTAAAGTTGCTAATGAACTATTTGATCAAATGGTTTTGTTCGCTGAATATTGCTTTAATAAAAGTCACTCAACAGCATATGGAGCAGTTACTTATCAAACTGCATATTTAAAAGCTCATTATCCAGTTGCATATATGGCAGCTTTATTAACAGTTAATGCTGGCTCTACTGACAAGGTTCAGCGTTATATCTCTAATTGTAATTCCATGGGCATAGAAGTTACGCCTCCAAATGTGAATGCCTCTGGAATTGATTTTACGCCAGATAAAAATAGAATTTTGTTTGGACTTTCAGCGGTAAAGAATCTTGGTGATGGTTCAATCAGGCAATTAATAGCT comes from Prochlorococcus sp. MIT 1307 and encodes:
- the gatA gene encoding Asp-tRNA(Asn)/Glu-tRNA(Gln) amidotransferase subunit GatA; protein product: MSIAELRHQLELGNVSARELVDEKLSRISKVDGKINAFLEVTIDRARADAKRIDEARAAGDPLPPLAGIPLAIKDNLCTKGVTTTCSSRMLEHFVPPYESTVTERLWQSGAVLIGKTNLDEFAMGSSTETSAFGATSNPWDPSRVPGGSSGGSAAAVAAGECIAALGSDTGGSIRQPASFCGVVGLKPTYGRVSRWGLVAFASSLDQIGPFSTSVADTVEILQVIAGSDPRDSTSLKVPVPNYSASLSDSLSGLRVGLIKECFEHGGLDPQVKESVLSSADLLQSLGVEVVEVSCPRFNDGIATYYVIAPSEASANLARYDGVKYGYRSEDSENLASMTTRSRTEGFGPEVKRRILIGTYALSAGYVDAYYKKAQKVRTLIRRDFSNAFNKVDLLLTPTSPTTAFLAGSHSSDPVSMYLSDLLTIPANLAGLPAISLPCGFDEDGLPIGLQLIANVLDEPRLLQVAHQFEQAADVLANKPAGQFIP
- a CDS encoding DNA polymerase III subunit alpha: MGFVPLHNHSDYSLLDGACQLPRMVEKAKELGLKALALTDHGVMYGAIELLKLCKKAGIKPIIGNEMYIINGSIDDPQPKKERRYHLVVLAKNSLGYKNLVKLTSISHLRGMRGRGIFSRACIDKELLKAHSEGLIVSTACLGGEIPQAILRGRPDVARDVALWYQDVFGEDFYLEIQDHGSYEDRIVNIGISRIAMETGINLIATNDSHYLTKNDAEAHDALLCVLTGKLISDEKRLRYTGTEYIKTEQEMGQLFVDHLEQDVIQKAIQNTVSVANKVEDYNILGTYKMPLFPVPEEHSSITYLTEVSELGLLERLQVSRIEQIDKEYLDRLKYELDIIDQMGFPTYFLVVWDYIRFAKEKGIPVGPGRGSAAGSLVAYSLGITNIDPVQNGLLFERFLNPERKSMPDIDTDFCIERRGEVIEYVTSRYGEDKVAQIITFNRMTSKAVLKDVARVLDIPYGDADRLAKLIPVARGKPAKLSLMIGEDSPSPEFRDKYQKDPIVSKWVDMAIRIEGTNKTFGVHAAGVVIAADPLDDLVPLQRNNDGQVITQYFMEDVESMGLLKMDFLGLKNLTMIEKTIELVEQSIGVRLDPEKLPMKDVDTFKLLSRGDLEGIFQLESSGMRQIVRELRPSSLEDISSILALYRPGPLDAGLIPKFINRKHGREPIDFAHSSLEPILQETYGIMVYQEQIMKIAQDLAGYTLGEADLLRRAMGKKKVAEMQKHRDHFVKGSTSQSVDPKVANELFDQMVLFAEYCFNKSHSTAYGAVTYQTAYLKAHYPVAYMAALLTVNAGSTDKVQRYISNCNSMGIEVTPPNVNASGIDFTPDKNRILFGLSAVKNLGDGSIRQLIASREKDGPFNSLAEICDRIPSNVLNKRGLEALIHCGALDSIAPDANRAQLIADLDLLVDWAASRARDRISGQGNLFDLINEVSANEEQTDFSTAPKAAKTTDYSPSEKLRLEKELVGFYLSDHPLKQLSPPAKLIAPIGLISLDDQSDKTKISVVAMISEMRQVTTRKGDRMAILQLEDLTGNAEAVVFPKTYARLSDFLMLEARLLVWASVDRRDERVQLIVDDCRTIDDLRLLLVDLLPEEANDIEVQHRLRECLYKHRPGKDELGIKVPVVASIKQGEKVRYVRLGHQFCVGNANAALNSLQSQSFSANYTEYLLT